In the Coriobacteriia bacterium genome, one interval contains:
- the dnaB gene encoding replicative DNA helicase: protein MPELAYTSSANNSVERIMPQDIDAEKAVLAAMLLGQDTEVVEEALMKLSAKEFYRPAHRKIFEAMEELYNKNAPIDQLSLADRLKTRGDLDAVGGKSYIVELGNNTYALANWAHHADIVKRAAMLRDLIGAAVRITALGYDAPDDLDEVVETSEKLLFDVTNKRVSTNFKSMSSLVVETFNELQELANTKSRYNGVRTGFKDLDDLFGGLRGGDLVILAARPSVGKTALALNIASRAAQLGTSVAFFSLEMSATQLVQRVLSTETRINSKKMQTGQMSGQDWVTLVNASDTLSKLQLWVDDTPSASILEVRAKARRQLRNVEPQKGLIIVDYLQLMQPQNTRTESRQVEIAEISRGLKILAKEMDMPIIALSQLSRAVESRQGKRPILSDLRESGAIEQDADIVMFLDRSLSEKEAEQEDRPPLNTADVIVAKHRNGPIGTVSLAFQSEFTRFDNLARHEDDRY, encoded by the coding sequence ATGCCAGAGCTTGCCTATACATCGAGTGCTAACAATTCGGTTGAGCGCATCATGCCGCAGGATATCGATGCCGAGAAGGCCGTGCTTGCGGCCATGCTGCTCGGCCAGGACACTGAGGTCGTCGAGGAAGCGCTCATGAAGCTTTCGGCCAAGGAGTTCTACCGTCCCGCGCATCGCAAGATCTTCGAGGCCATGGAAGAGCTCTACAACAAGAACGCTCCCATCGATCAGCTTTCCTTGGCCGATCGCCTCAAGACGCGCGGAGACCTCGATGCTGTGGGTGGCAAATCCTACATCGTCGAGCTCGGCAACAACACCTATGCGTTGGCCAACTGGGCCCATCACGCAGACATCGTCAAGCGCGCTGCCATGCTGCGTGATCTCATCGGTGCCGCCGTACGCATCACCGCGCTCGGCTATGATGCGCCGGATGACCTCGACGAGGTCGTCGAGACATCCGAGAAGCTTCTCTTCGATGTCACCAACAAGCGCGTTTCCACCAACTTCAAGTCCATGAGCTCGCTTGTGGTCGAGACCTTCAACGAGCTTCAGGAGCTTGCCAACACCAAGAGTCGCTACAACGGCGTGCGTACAGGCTTTAAGGACCTCGATGATCTCTTTGGCGGCCTGCGCGGCGGCGACCTTGTCATTCTCGCCGCCCGTCCTTCTGTCGGCAAGACGGCGCTCGCGCTCAACATCGCAAGTCGCGCTGCCCAGCTTGGCACGTCGGTTGCCTTCTTCTCGCTTGAGATGTCAGCCACGCAGCTTGTGCAACGCGTGCTCTCGACCGAGACGCGCATCAACTCCAAGAAGATGCAAACGGGCCAGATGAGCGGCCAGGATTGGGTCACGCTCGTCAATGCGTCAGATACGCTCTCCAAGCTGCAGCTTTGGGTCGATGATACGCCGAGCGCCTCGATTCTCGAAGTGCGCGCCAAGGCACGTCGTCAGCTGCGCAACGTCGAGCCGCAAAAGGGCCTCATCATCGTCGACTACCTGCAGCTCATGCAACCGCAAAACACGCGTACGGAGTCCCGTCAGGTAGAGATCGCGGAGATTTCCCGTGGCCTCAAGATTCTCGCGAAAGAGATGGACATGCCCATCATCGCGCTCTCGCAGCTTTCCCGTGCTGTCGAGTCGCGTCAAGGCAAGCGCCCCATCCTGTCAGACCTGCGCGAGTCCGGTGCTATCGAGCAAGATGCCGACATCGTCATGTTCCTTGATCGCTCTTTGTCCGAGAAAGAAGCCGAGCAGGAGGATCGTCCACCGCTCAACACGGCAGACGTCATTGTGGCCAAGCACCGCAATGGCCCCATCGGTACCGTGAGCCTGGCGTTCCAAAGCGAGTTCACGCGCTTTGATAACCTCGCTCGCCACGAGGACGACCGCTACTAG
- a CDS encoding adenylosuccinate synthase has protein sequence MSGTILVGTQWGDEGKGKVTDLLASDYDYVVRFQGGNNAGHTVIYGDTKLALHLIPSGIMYESVTPLIGNGCVIDPKVLCDEMAGLEEQGISTERLLISSNAHVIMPYHRVLDGATESRLGANKIGTTKRGIGPCYQDKYARIGIRVQDLLDKKILREKLETALAIKNDILQNVYDLPTFTVDEILDEYLGYADLIREHVVDASQLLNAELRAGKSVLFEGAQATQLDIDHGTYPFVTSSNCTAGGAMTGTGVGPTRIDRVLGIAKAYMTRVGSGPFPTELFDEYGKILGEAGHEVGVTTGRKRRCGWYDAVIIRYAADVNGLTDIALTKLDVLGAVDKIQICTAYEADGVVYENVPSQQTAFHHAKPIYEEMPSWQCDISGCRTYAELPQEARDYVEHLEQLAGVPISIVTVGPDRDQTIMRGWN, from the coding sequence ATGTCGGGCACCATATTAGTAGGCACCCAGTGGGGCGACGAGGGAAAGGGCAAGGTCACGGACCTGCTCGCTTCCGATTATGACTACGTCGTTCGCTTCCAGGGCGGAAACAACGCCGGTCACACCGTCATCTACGGCGACACCAAACTCGCCTTGCACCTCATTCCATCAGGCATCATGTACGAGAGCGTGACGCCGCTCATCGGCAATGGTTGCGTTATCGACCCCAAGGTGCTTTGCGACGAGATGGCCGGACTCGAGGAGCAGGGCATCTCCACGGAGCGCCTTCTCATCAGCAGCAACGCGCACGTCATCATGCCCTACCATCGCGTGCTCGATGGCGCGACCGAATCACGTCTGGGCGCCAACAAGATCGGCACGACCAAGCGCGGCATCGGCCCGTGCTACCAAGACAAGTACGCGCGCATCGGCATTCGCGTCCAGGACCTGCTCGACAAGAAGATCCTGCGCGAGAAGCTCGAGACGGCGCTTGCCATCAAGAACGACATTCTGCAAAACGTCTACGACCTGCCCACGTTCACGGTCGACGAGATTCTGGACGAATACCTCGGCTATGCGGACCTGATTCGCGAGCATGTCGTGGACGCAAGCCAGCTGCTCAACGCCGAGCTGCGTGCCGGCAAGTCAGTGCTCTTCGAGGGCGCCCAGGCCACCCAGCTCGACATCGATCACGGTACCTATCCCTTCGTCACTTCCAGCAACTGTACCGCAGGCGGCGCCATGACAGGTACGGGTGTGGGCCCCACGCGCATCGATCGCGTCCTGGGCATCGCCAAGGCCTATATGACACGCGTGGGCAGCGGTCCGTTTCCCACGGAGCTCTTCGACGAGTACGGCAAGATCCTGGGCGAGGCCGGCCACGAGGTTGGCGTCACCACGGGGCGTAAGCGTCGTTGCGGTTGGTACGATGCCGTCATCATCCGCTATGCCGCCGACGTCAACGGCCTCACCGACATCGCGCTCACCAAGCTCGACGTGCTCGGCGCCGTCGACAAGATCCAGATTTGCACGGCCTACGAGGCCGATGGCGTCGTCTACGAAAACGTCCCGAGTCAGCAGACGGCCTTCCATCATGCCAAGCCCATCTACGAGGAGATGCCCAGCTGGCAGTGCGATATCTCCGGTTGCCGCACGTACGCCGAGCTGCCCCAGGAGGCTCGCGATTACGTGGAGCATCTCGAGCAACTCGCCGGCGTGCCCATCAGCATCGTCACGGTCGGTCCCGATCGCGACCAGACCATCATGAGAGGATGGAACTAA